The Procambarus clarkii isolate CNS0578487 chromosome 15, FALCON_Pclarkii_2.0, whole genome shotgun sequence genomic interval CTGTGTCTTGGCCGTCATGCTGCGTCAACAGTTAATACTGGCCGACAACATGACACTGGACCACAGCACAACATGACACTGGACCAAACATGACACTGGACCAAACATGACACTGGACCAAACATGACACTGGACCAAACATGACACTGGAACAAACATGACACTGGACCAAACATGACACTGGACCAAACATGACACTGGACCAAACATGACACTGGACCAAACACAACAGGGAATCAGTTAGAAAATACAAATTGCCTTCTCTTCATTTTTCTCTTAATTATAATTACACCATTCATTAACTGTATACAATTGTGAGtctatggtagtgatggtggtgtgagtctatggtggtgttggtgctgtgagtctatggtagtgatggtggtgtgagtctatggtggtgttggtgctgtgagtctatggtagtgttggtgtggtgagtctatggtagtgttggtgttgtgagtctatggtagtgatggtggtgtgagtctatggtggtgttggtgttgtgagtctatggtagtgatggtggtgtgagtctatggtggtgttggtgctgtgagtctatggtagtgttggtgtggtgagtctatggtagtgttggtgttgtgagtctatggtagtgatggtggtgtgagtctatggtagtgttggtggtgtgagtctatggtagtgttggtgctgttagtctatggtggtgttggtgttgtgagtctatggtagtgttggtgttgtgagtctatggtggtgttggtggtgtgagtctatggtagtgttggtggtgtgagtctatggtagtgttggtggtgtgagtctatggtagtgttggtgctgttagtctatggtggtgttggtgttgtgagtctatggtagtgttggtggtgtgagtctatggtggtgttggtggtgtgagtctatggtagtgttggtgttgtgagtcTATGGTAGTGTTGGTGCTGTTAGTCTATGGTAGTGTTGGTGCTGTGAGTCTATGGTAGTGTTGGAGCTGTGAGTCTATGGTAGTGTTGGTGCTGTGAGTCTATGGTAGTGTTGGTGCTGTGAGTCTATGGTAGTGTTGGTGCTGTGAGTCtatggtagtgttggtgttgtgagtcTCCCCCCTATGGACGTGACTGTTTCTCCCCCCCCTCTGGACGTGAcagtttctccccccccccctctggacaGTGACTGTTTCGGTCTCAACTGGACGTAACTGTTTCGGTCTCAACTGGACGTAACTGTTTCGGTCTAATGTATCTGTTCAAAATGTTAAGGTCAGATAGTGTGGTTGAGGGGCGGTAGCGCTGTCGTCCTCACCACCTAACTACTCTACATTCATTAACCAAAAAAAGTTATGTTCATCAGTATAACACAAAAGATGCTTTTCCAGAAATCTATCCACCAAGTATGTCACTAGCCGGCGTGCGGTGCCGGGGTCTACCTGCCACCTCCAAACACCAACAAGCTGGTTGTTCAAGCTGCCACATTCCTCGGGGCCACATCAGAGAATATTCACAACCACGTATTTCACTACACAGTTGTGGCCCATGGCGTTACAGGTGTGGCCCAGGGCGTTACAGGTGTGGCCCAGGGCGTTACAGGTGTGGCCCAGGGCGTTACAGGTGTGGCCCAGGGCGTTACAGGTGTGGCCCAGGGCGTTACAGGTGTGGCCCAGGGCGTTATAGGTGTGGCCCAGGGCGTTACAGGTGTGGCCCAGGGCGTTGCAGGTGTGGCCCAGGGCGTTACAGGTGTGGCTCTTATACTCAAGCAAACCTAAACGAAAATAATATCATTTATGGAGTCATTAAGTGTGACTCTCACTGAGTGAGGCACAATCCTCCtacacactgagtgaggcacaatCCTCCtccacactgagtgaggcacaatCCTCCtccacactgagtgaggcacaatCCTCCtccacactgagtgaggcacaatCCTCCTCCTCGCTGAGTGAGGCGCAATAATCCTCCTCGCTGAGTGAGGCACAATCATCCTCCTCGCTGAGTGAGGCACAATCCTCCTCCTCGCTGAGTGAGGCACAATCCTCCTCCTCGCTGAATGAGGCACAATCATCCTCCTCGCTGAATGAGGCACAATCATCCTCCTCGCTGAATGAGGCACAATCCTCCTCCTCGCTGAGTGAGGCACAATCCTCCTCCTCGCTGAGTGAGGCACAATCCTCCTCCTCGCTGAGTGAGGCACAATAATCCTCCTCGCTGAGTGAGGCACAATAATCCTCCTCGCTGAGTGAGGCACAATCCTCCTCCTCGCTGAGTGAGGCACAATCCTCCTCGCCGAGTGAGGCACAGTCCTCCTCGTCGCCGAGTGAGGCACAATCCTCCTCCTCGCTGAGTGAGGCACAATCCTCCTCCTCGCTGAGTGAGGCATAATCCTCCTCCTCGCTGAGTGAGGCACAATCCTCCTCGCCGAGTGAGGCACAGTCCTCCTCGTCGCCGAGTGAGGCACAATCCTCCTCCTCGCTGAGTGAGGCACAATCCTCCTCCTCGCTGAGTGAGGCACAATCCTCCTCCTCGCTGAGTGAGGCACAATCCTCCTCGTCGCCGAGTGAGGCACAATCCTCCTCGCTAAGTGAGGCACAATCCTCCTCGTCGCCGAGTGAGGCACAATCCTCCtccacactgagtgaggcacaatCCTCCtccacactgagtgaggcacaatCTTCCtccacactgagtgaggcacaatCCTCAtacacactgagtgaggcacaatCCTCAtacacactgagtgaggcacaatCCTCCTCCACAATGAGTGAGGCCCAATCCTCCTCCACAATGAGTGAAACAGAATCCTCCtccacactgagtgaggcacaatCCTCCTACTCACTGAGTGAGGGACAATCCTCCACACTGAGTGAGACACAATCTTCCtctacactgagtgaggcacaatCCTCCTCCACATTGAGTGAGGCCCAATCCTCCTCCACAATGAGTGAAACACAATCCTCCTCCACACTGAGTGAAACACAATCCTCCTCCACACTGAGTGAAACACAATCCTCCtccacactgagtgaggcacaatCCTCCtccacactgagtgaggcacaatCCTCCTCCACACTGAGTGAGACACAAGCCtccacactgagtgaggcacactcctcctcctcactgAGTGAGGCACAATCCTCCTCCTCACTGAGTGAGGCACAATCCTCCTCCACACTGTGAGGCACAATCCTCCTCCACACTGTGTGAGGCACAAGCCtccacactgagtgaggcacactcctcctccacactgagtgaggcacaatCCTCCtccacactgagtgaggcacattCCTCCACACTGAGTGAAGCACAATCCTCCtccacactgagtgaggcacaatTCTCCACACTGAGTGCGGCACAATCCTCCTCCACACTGAGTGAGGAACAATCCTCCACACTGAGTGAGGGACAATCCTCCACACTGAGTGCGGCACAATCCTCCTCCACACTGAGTGAGGAACAATCCTCCACACTGAGCGAGACACAATCCTCCTCCACACTGAGCGAGGCACAATCCTCCTCCACACTGAGTGACACAATCCTCCACACTGAGTGAAGCACAATCCTCCtccacactgagtgaggcacaatCCTCCtccacactgagtgaggcacaatCCTCCtccacactgagtgaggcacaatCCTCCACACTGAGTGAGGAACAATCCtccacactgagtgaggcacaattctccacactgagtgaggcacaatCCTCCTCCACACTGAATGAGGCACAATCCTCCACACTGAGTAAGGCACAATCCTCCTCCACACGGAGTGAGGCACAATCCTCCtccacactgagtgaggcacaatCCTCCTCCACACCGAGTGATGCACAATCCTCCACACTGAGTGAGGAACAATCCTCCTCCACACTGAGTGATGCACAATCCTCCACACTGAGTGAGGAACAATCCtccacactgagtgaggcacaatCCTCCtccacactgagtgaggcacaatCCTCCACATTGAGTGAGGCACAATCCTCCtccacactgagtgaggcacaatCCTCCACGCTGAGTGAGGCACAATCCTCCtccacactgagtgaggcacaatcctccacactgagtgaggcacaatCCTCCTCCACACTGAGTGAGGAACAATCCtccacactgagtgaggcacaatCCTCCtccacactgagtgaggcacaatcctccacactgagtgaggcacaatCCTCCtccacactgagtgaggcacaatCCTCCtccacactgagtgaggcacaatCCTCCtccacactgagtgaggcacaatcctccacactgagtgaggcacaatCCTCCTCCACATTGAGTGAGGCACAATCCTCCACACTGAGGTTCACATTAGTCATCGAGTGAAACGAAAAAAATTCACCTGAAATAATAAAGGTCTTTACGAAACACGACTTTCCTTATGTGAGCTGGATTTTAGTGCGAGTTCCCAGAGCAGTGAACAGTGAGTGGTATACCCACAGCAGTGAACAGTGAGTGGTATACCCACAGCAGTGAACAGTGAGTGGTATACCCACAGCAGTGAACAGTGAGTGGTATACCCACAGCAGTGAACAGTGAGTGGTATACCCACAGCAGTGAACAATGAGTGGTATACCCACAGCAGTGAACAGTGAGTGGTATACCCACAGCAGTGAACAGTGAGTGGTATACCCACAGCAGTGAACAGTGAGTGGTATACCCACAGCAGTGAACAGTGAGTGGTATACCCACAGCAGTGAACAGTGAGTGGTATACCCACAGCAGTGAACAGTGAGTGGTATACCCACAGCAGTGAACTGTGAGAGGTATACCCACAGCAGTGAACAGTGAGAGGTATACCCACAGCAGTAAACAGTGAGTTGTATACCCACAGCAGTGAACAGTGAGTGGTATACCCACAGCAGTGAACAGTGAGTGGTATACCCACAGCAGTGAACTGTGAGTGGTATACCCACAGCAGTGAACAGTGAGTGGTATACCCACAGCAGTGAACAGTGAGTGGTATACCCACAGCAGTGAACAGTGAGTGGTATAGCCACAGCAGTGAACAGTGAGTGGTATACCCACAGCAGTGAACAGTGAGTGGTATACCCACAGCAGTGAACAGTGAGTGGTATACCCACAGTAGAGAACAGTGAGTGGTATACCCACAGCAGTGAACAGTGAGAGGTATACCAATAGCAGTGAACAGTGAGAGGTATACCCACAgcagtgaccacaacacccacaagtgACGACAACAGTgactacaacacccacaacagtgaCTACAACACCTACATCAGTGACCACAACAGTGACTACAACACCCACATCAGTGACCACAACAGAgatcacaacacccacaacagtgaccacaccacccacaacagtgaccacaacagtgatcacaacacccacaacagtgatcacaacacccacaacagtgaccacaacacacacaacagtgaccaCAACGCCCATAACAGTGACCACGCCACCCACAACTgactacaacacccacaacagtgaccacaacaGTGATCACAACAACCACAATAGtgaccacaccacccacaacagtgaccacaacacccacaacagtgacaacacccacaacagtgatcacaacacccacaacagtgaccacaacacccacgacagtgaccacaacacccacaacagtgacaacacccacaacagtgaccacaacagtgatcacaacacccacaacagtgaccacaacaccctTAACAGTGACCCCACCACCCACAAGTGACAACATCCACAACAGTGACCATAACAGTgatcacaacacccacaacagtgatcacaacacccacaacagtgaccacaccacacacaacagtgaccacaccacccacaacagtgaccacaacacccacaacagtgaccacaacacccacaacagtgaccacaacacccacaacagtgaccacaacacccacaacagtgaccacaacacccacaacagggactacaacacccacaacagtgaccacaaccacaacagtgaccacaacactcacaacagtgaccacaacacctacaacagtgaccacaaccacaacaatgaccacaacagtgatcacaacagtgacaacaacacacaacagggACCACAACATCCACAAGTGTTAACATCTACAACAGTGACCACAAGTGACCAcaactgtgatcacaacacccacaacagtgaccacaacacccacaacaatgactacaacagtgaccacaacattgaccacaacagtgaccacaacaaTAACTACAACACCCACAAGTAACGACAACATCcacaacagtgaccacaacacccacaacaatgactacaacagtgaccacaacaaTAACTACAACATCCACAAGTAACGACAACATCcacaacagtgaccacaacacccacaacagtgaccacaacacccacgacagtgaccacaacacccacgacagtgaccacaacacccacgacagtgaccacaacacccacaacagtgaccacaacacccacaacagtgaccacaacacccacaacaatgaCCTCAACAGtgaccacagcacccacaacagtgaccacaacagtgaccacaacacccacaacaatggccacaacacccacaacagtgatcacaacacccacaacagtgaacacaacagtgaccacaacaTCCACAACCACACCAGTGACCACAACATCCACAagtgaccacaacacccacaacagtgaccacaacacccacaacagtgatcacaacacccacaacagtgatcacaacacccacaacagtgatcacaacacccacaacagtgaTCACAATACCAACAACAGTgatcacaacacccacaacagtgaccataacagtgatcacaacacccacaacagtgaccacaacacccgcaacagtgaccacaacacccgCAACAGTGACCACAACAGTTTCCACAACAGTGTCCACAACACCCTCAACAGTGACCACAACATCCacgacagtgaccacaacacccacgacagtgactacaacacccacaacagtggTCACAACAgagaccacaacacccacagcagtGACTACAACAGTGACCACAACAGTAACTACAACACCCACAAGTAACGACAACATCCACAACAGTGACCACAACGCCcacaacagtgaccacaacacccacgacagtgaccacaacacccacaacagtgaccacaacgcccttaacagtgaccacaacacccacgacagtgaccacaacacccacgacagtgaccacaacacccacaacagtgaccacaacacccacaacagtgaccacaacaaTAACTACAACAGTGTCCACAACAATAACTacaacagtgaccacaacaaTAACTacaacagtgaccacaacaaTAACTACAACAGtgtccacaacaacacccacaacagtgaccacaacaaTAACTacaacagtgaccacaacaaTAACTacaacagtgaccacaacaaccacaacaatatctacaacagtgaccacaacaaTAACTacaacagtgaccacaacaaTAACTacaacagtgaccacaacaaTAACTacaacagtgaccacaacaaccacaacaatatctacaacagtgaccacaacaaTAACTacaacagtgaccacaacacccacaacagtgaccacaacacccacaacagtgacaacacccacaacagtgaCAACAACAATATCTacaacagtgaccacaacaaTAACTacaacagtgaccacaacacccacaacaatgaccacaacagtgaccacaacacccacaacagtagCCCTCAGCATGCGGCTAGGGGCgtactcaacctgtcctcttaaaaagaacgtcgcttttggccgtttgcccgtatggccgaatgtggacgtaatttgaaaataaaaaataaatgaaaataaatttgggattttttttaacaacagtaagttaagggtcctctgataggttaggtgggcaggaaattctcaaagtttcacaatggtatgaaaaacgttaatgaaaagttgcctcttctaagctgtccgagtaagccggacgactcaaacagaaaacgggggagtacgtcacttttgtgagtcgatttcatttcaaattacaggtatgcagccccagcatggagcccgtaccttatcaagcacaagacgaagctggacaaggtccaaaggtatgccactagactagtcccagaactaagaggcatgagttacgaggaaaggctgcgggaaatgcaccttacgacactggaagacagaagagtaagggtagacatgatcacaacctacaaaaatctcagaggaattgacagggtagacaaggataaattgttcaacactggtgggacgcgaacaaggggacacaggtggagactgagtacccaaatgagccacagagacgttagaaagtactttttcagtgtcaagagtagttaccAGGTGgaatgaatgcattaggcagtgatgtggtggaggctgactccatacacactttcaaatgtagatatgatagagcccagtaggctcaggaacctgtacaccagttgattgacagttgagaggcgggatcaaagagccaaagctcaacctctgcaagcacaactaggtgagtacagctatatGAGTACCcacaacagtgaccacaacaGTGACCTCAACAATGAACAAGTACTAGCACATACCTTTTTTTAATATCTGCGAAATGTATTGGTGATGGAGACATGTATTCCACTCATCTGGCGCGGGTGTATGTTTAACAGTGAAGGTGTTGGTCTCTAGTTCATGTTCAACGGACTGTTGGTCTCAGTAGTTCATGTTCAACGGCCTGTTGGTGTCAGTAGTTCATGTTCAAGAGAGTGTGACAGGGGTGCGTTACTCTCCATACTTCGTCAGATGCACGCACTCAACAATCAATATTTCACTCTAACACGGTACAAAGTTGATGAGGCAGAGTACGAGGCGAGAGTACTCACAACACCGCCACTCCTCACACTCATACACTCGTCGTGTATACTCTGGGGCTCCACACAAGAAGCAAGACTTTCAGCGCTATTCTTCCCACCACAAGTATGGTA includes:
- the LOC138364971 gene encoding serine-rich adhesin for platelets-like; amino-acid sequence: MTNVNLSVEDCASLNVEEDCASLSVEDCASLSVEEDCASLSVEEDCASLSVEEDCASLSVEDCASLSVEEDCASLSVEDCSSLSVEEDCASLSVEDCASLSVEEDCASLSVEDCASLSVEEDCASLNVEDCASLSVEEDCASLSVEDCSSLSVEDCASLSVEEDCSSLSVEDCASLGVEEDCASLSVEEDCASLRVEEDCALLSVEDCASFSVEEDCASLSVENCASLSVEDCSSLSVEDCASLSVEEDCASLSVEEDCASLSVEEDCASLSVEDCVTQCGGGLCLAQCGGGLCLAQCGGLFLTQCGGGLCRTQCGGLSLTQCGGLFLTQCGGGLCRTQCGELCLTQCGGGLCFTQCGGMCLTQCGGGLCLTQCGGGVCLTHVEEDCASLSVEEDCASLSVEEDCVSLSVEEDCVSLSVEEDCVSLIVEEDWASLNVEEDCASLSVEEDCVSLSVEDCPSLSDVEEDCASLSVEEDCASLSVEEDCASLGDEEDCASLSEEDCASLGDEEDCASLSEEEDCASLSEEEDCASLSEEEDCASLGDEEDCASLGEEDCASLSEEEDYASLSEEEDCASLSEEEDCASLGDEEDCASLGEEDCASLSEEEDCASLSEEDYCASLSEEDYCASLSEEEDCASLSEEEDCASLSEEEDCASFSEEDDCASFSEEDDCASFSEEEDCASLSEEEDCASLSEEDDCASLSEEDYCASLSEEEDCASLSVEEDCASLSVEEDCASLSVEEDCASLSV